GGCCTGCCGCAGCGCGGACGTCTCGGCCTCGTTCAGCTCCTCCGTCTGCGCCTTCGCCTCCGCCTCGGCCGCCTTGACCAGCACCTCCGCCGCCGCGACCGCCGGGCCCACCGACGTCAGCCGCCGCGGCACCTCCAGAATCTCCGCGCGCCGCCGCCGCGCCTCCGGGTCGGTCGCCAGCCGCCGCGCCCGGCTGACATGCCCCTGCGCCGCCCGCGCCGCCACGGCTGCGGTCTCGGGGTCGACGCCGTCGCGCCGCACGAGGACGTCCGCGACCGCGTCGGCCGGCGGGGTCCGCAACGTCACCAGCCGGCACCGCGACCTGATCGTCACCAGCAGGTCGTCCGGGGACGGGGTGCACAGCAGCCACACCGTCCGCGGCGGCGGCTCCTCGATCGCCTTCAGCAGCGCGTTCGCGGCCGACTCGGTGGCGCGGTCGGCGTCCTCGAACAGCACGATCTGCCAGCGGCCCGCGCTCGGCGACGACGACGCCCGCAGCACCAGCGCGCGGGTCTCCTTCACCCCGTACGACAGGCCCGCCGGACGGACGACCTCCACGTCCGCGTGCGTCCCCTGGAGGACCTGGTGGCAGGACGCGCAGTGCCCGCAGCCCCGCGGCGTCTCCTCGCACTGCAGCGCCGCCGCGAACGCCCGCGCCGCGGCGGACCGGCCCGCCCCCGGCGGCCCGGTGAACAGCCACGCGTGCGCCAGGCCGCCCGTCCCCTCCGCGGCCGCCGACAGCTGCGCGACGACGGGCTGCTGCCCCACCAGGTCATCCCAGACGCTCATGCGAGAAGGCTAACCGGACCCGTCACCGCCCCGGGACCCGCTTGGCGCCACCCGGGCGGGTCAGAAGTCCCGGATGACCGGGAAGGTGCTCGTGGCGTCCTCCGTGCCGGCGGGAACGGGGTCGGGCAGGATCTCCCGGATGCGGTACTGGATCTCGCGGCTCAGCTCCCCCTGCGGGCGGCTCGCGTCCAGCACCAGGTAGCGGTCGGGGTCGGCCTCCGCGAGGGCGCGGAAACCCTGGCGGACCCGCTCGTGGAACTCCCGCGACTCCGACTCGATGCGGTCGGCGGGCGCGGACAGCCGGCTGAGCCCCTCCTGCGGCGGCAGCTCCAGCAGCACCGTCAGGTCGGGGACGAGGCCGCCGGTCGCCCACGCGTTGACGCGGGCGATGTCCTCGACGGGCAGCTGCCTCCCGAAGCCCTGGTAAGCGAGGGAGGAGTCGACGTACCGGTCGCTGACCACGATCGCGCCCCGCTCGATCGCCGGTTTGATCACGTTGGCGACGTGGTCGGCGCGGTCCGCCGCGTACAGCAGGGTCTCGGCGCGGTCGGACAGTCCCGTGGTGTCGCGGTCGAGCAGCATCGCCCGCAGCCGCATGCCGATCTTGGTGGCGCCGGGCTCGTAGGTGGTGACGACGTCGTAGCCGTGGTCGCGCAGCCAGATCGCCGCGAGCCGCGCCTGGGTCGTCTTGCCCGCGCCCTCCCCGCCCTCGAACGCGATGAACACGCCGCGCTCGCGCCGGATGGTCCGCTGCTGCGCGGCGGCGGCCGCGGCCTGCTCGGGCGGCGTGTAGACGTCGCCGTGCAGGGCGGCGCGCAGGTCCGGGACGAGGGGGATGCCGCGGCGGTCGTCCAGCCGCCGGTACGCGAGCAGGCCGAAGACCGCGG
The sequence above is drawn from the Actinomadura hallensis genome and encodes:
- a CDS encoding DNA polymerase III subunit delta' yields the protein MSVWDDLVGQQPVVAQLSAAAEGTGGLAHAWLFTGPPGAGRSAAARAFAAALQCEETPRGCGHCASCHQVLQGTHADVEVVRPAGLSYGVKETRALVLRASSSPSAGRWQIVLFEDADRATESAANALLKAIEEPPPRTVWLLCTPSPDDLLVTIRSRCRLVTLRTPPADAVADVLVRRDGVDPETAAVAARAAQGHVSRARRLATDPEARRRRAEILEVPRRLTSVGPAVAAAEVLVKAAEAEAKAQTEELNEAETSALRQALGESAKGRMPRGTAGALKELEDRQKSRATRIKRDALDRALLDLASYYRDVLAIQLGAGDGLVNTEMAPELRTAAQNGRPEDTLKRLDAIMECRERLDANVNPLLAVEALTLALRTG